One region of Trichosurus vulpecula isolate mTriVul1 chromosome 1, mTriVul1.pri, whole genome shotgun sequence genomic DNA includes:
- the LOC118834715 gene encoding serine/arginine-rich splicing factor 2-like yields MSYGRPPPDVEGMTSLKVDNLTYRTWPDTLRRVFEKYGRVGDVYIPRDRCTKGSRVFAFVRFHDKLDAEDAMDAMDGAVLDGRELRVQMARYGRPPDSHHSRRGPSPRRYGGGGYGRRSRSRSRSRSRSRSRSRSRYSRSKSRSRTRSRSRSTSKSRSARRSKSKSSSVSRSRSSSRSRSRSRSRRPPPVSKRESKSRSRSKSPPKSPEEEGAVSS; encoded by the coding sequence ATGAGCTACGGGCGCCCTCCCCCAGACGTGGAGGGGATGACCTCCCTGAAGGTGGACAACCTGACATACCGCACCTGGCCCGACACTCTGCGACGAGTCTTTGAGAAGTACGGCCGGGTGGGCGATGTCTACATCCCCCGCGATCGCTGCACCAAGGGGTCCCGTGTCTTCGCCTTCGTGCGCTTCCACGACAAGCTCGACGCCGAAGACGCTATGGACGCCATGGACGGCGCCGTGCTCGACGGCCGGGAGTTGCGGGTGCAAATGGCCCGCTATGGCCGCCCGCCGGACTCCCATCACAGCCGCCGGGGACCGTCGCCCCGCCGGTACGGGGGAGGCGGCTACGGACGCCGGAGCCGCAGCCGCTCTCGAAGCAGGAGTCGCTCCAGATCCCGAAGCCGATCTCGCTACAGCCGATCCAAGTCTCGTTCTCGCACTCGATCCAGATCTCGATCTACCTCTAAGTCCAGGTCGGCCCGTAGATCCAAATCCAAGTCCTCGTCGGTCTCCAGATCTCGCTCCAGCTCCAGGTCCAGGTCCAGGTCCAGATCCAGAAGGCCTCCACCTGTATCGAAGAGGGAATCAAAATCTAGATCTCGATCCAAGAGCCCCCCCAAGTCTCCTGAAGAGGAAGGAGCTGTTTCATCTTAG